In a single window of the Tellurirhabdus bombi genome:
- a CDS encoding transketolase, with protein MEIQELAHIATQVRRDIVRMVHAVNSGHPGGSLGCTDLLVTLYFDVMKLKRDGEGKVIFDMDGRDEDLFFLSNGHISPVFYSVLARAGYFPISELATFRKLDSRLQGHPTTAEHLPGVRIASGSLGQGLSVACGAALAKKLNGDDNQVYVLMGDGEQQEGQVWEAATFAPHHKLGNLTAIIDFNGQQIDGPTKLVMNNRDLGEKYRAFGWNVVETNGNDLADLSKVLHESQSDPEVPTLILMKTEMGFGIDYMMGSHKWHGVAPNDEQLAVALNQLPQTVGIEDY; from the coding sequence ATGGAGATTCAAGAATTAGCACACATTGCTACGCAGGTCCGGCGCGACATCGTACGGATGGTTCACGCTGTCAATTCAGGCCACCCCGGCGGTTCACTCGGCTGTACCGATTTACTGGTTACGCTTTATTTTGACGTTATGAAGCTAAAGCGGGACGGAGAAGGCAAGGTCATTTTCGACATGGATGGTCGCGATGAAGACCTGTTTTTCCTTTCCAACGGGCATATCTCGCCGGTTTTTTATTCGGTGCTAGCGCGGGCGGGTTATTTTCCCATTTCCGAGCTGGCCACCTTCCGGAAGCTGGACAGTCGTTTGCAGGGCCACCCAACCACGGCAGAGCACCTGCCGGGCGTTCGGATTGCTTCCGGTTCATTGGGACAAGGTTTGTCGGTAGCTTGTGGCGCCGCTTTGGCTAAAAAATTGAACGGTGACGATAATCAGGTTTATGTCTTGATGGGCGATGGCGAACAACAGGAAGGCCAGGTCTGGGAAGCCGCTACCTTTGCACCGCACCACAAACTGGGTAATCTGACGGCCATCATCGACTTCAATGGCCAGCAAATTGACGGCCCGACTAAACTCGTGATGAACAACCGTGATCTGGGCGAAAAATACCGCGCATTTGGCTGGAACGTAGTCGAAACCAACGGCAATGATTTGGCCGATTTGAGCAAAGTGCTGCACGAATCCCAGTCTGACCCGGAAGTACCCACGCTGATTCTGATGAAGACCGAAATGGGCTTTGGCATCGACTACATGATGGGTAGCCACAAATGGCACGGCGTTGCTCCGAACGACGAGCAACTGGCCGTTGCGCTGAACCAATTGCCGCAAACGGTAGGAATCGAAGATTATTAA